Proteins from one Erpetoichthys calabaricus chromosome 11, fErpCal1.3, whole genome shotgun sequence genomic window:
- the LOC127529680 gene encoding E3 SUMO-protein ligase ZBED1-like codes for MTPLATVERSGFKHLVKTLDRRYTVPSRSHFSKTALPDMYKTCCKNVAAELKNVQHFAATSDLWSSRTMDPFLSLTLHYIDDDWKLRQRCLETAYFPADHTADMIAQGLKDMLSEWDLAEEKLSAITTDNEAEMSSYLVSPMLDSEANPLDLWRKHHVHFPTLSKGAKKYLCIPATSSPSERVFSSGGNIVTCLRSCLKPEKVNMLVFLSKNLE; via the exons atgactcccttggctacagtggagcgaagcgggtttaaacacctcgttaaaactctcgacagaagatacactgtgccatcgcgatcacatttttctaaaactgcgctgccagacatgtacaagacatgttgtaaaaatgtagctgctgaactgaaaaatgttcaacactttgcagccacatctgatctctggtcaagtaggacgatggacccattcttgagccttactttgcactacattgacgacgattggaagctgcgccagagatgccttgagacggcatattttccagccgatcacacggcagatatgattgcgcaaggtctgaaagatatgctttctgaatgggacctcgcggaagaaaaactttcagccattacgacagacaacg aagcagagatgagcagctatttggtgtcccccatgctggatagtgaggcaaatccactggacttgtggaggaagcatcatgtacactttcccactctaagtaagggggcaaaaaagtatctctgcataccagctactagctccccatcagagcgggttttcagttcgggcggaaacattgttacatgcctcaggtcctgcctgaaacctgaaaaggttaacatgctcgtgtttcttagtaagaacttagagtaa